The sequence TATGACCGCGGTTGATGGCATCGATCACCGATTCAATGTCGGTATAACCCGTGATCAGTATCCTTACGGGGTTGGGAAAATGCTCTCTTATCTCTTCGTAAAACTCTACACCTGTTTTATCGGGCATCCTCTGATCACAGAGGATCACGCTGATGTCGTTATTTTTTTCGAGGTGTTCGCGTGCTTCGGCTGTTGAATTGGCCACTAACACATTGTAGTCAAAACGGAAAGACGCCTTAAAACTGATGAGGTTATTCATCTCATCGTCTATATACAATACCTTTATTTTCTTCTGGGCGCTCAATACAACTAATTTACAACAATTACTGACTTATTGGTATTTCAATGATAAATTCAGTGCCCTCTCCTAAGGTTGAATTTAGTGTGATGGTTCCGTTGTGTTTTTTTATAGTGTTATAGGCGATAGACATACCCAAACCAGTTCCTTCGCCTACATCTTTTGTAGTAAAGAATGGCTCAAACAGACGCTTCTTGGTATTATCATCCATACCCGTACCATTATCGGCAATGGTGATGATAACGGTATTTTCAGTATTAGTGGTTGTCAGCGTTACCTTGCCACCGCTCTGTTCTTTGAACTTCGACTTGATAGCATGTATGCCGTTGGTAATGATGTTGAGGAAAACCTGGTTAAGCTTACCGGGATAGCATTCTACCATCGGGATATTGCCGTATTGCTTCTCTATGGTAATACGACCTTCCAACAAATTGTTGACAATAACAATGGTTGAATCAAGTCCTTCATTGATGCTTGCCTTTTTCAGATCGTCCTCATCGAGACGGGAGAAAATGCGCAACCCTTTAACGATCTCTGCCGTACGGCTTGATCCTTCGTTGATACCTTTCAGCAGGTGGTCTATCTCCACTTTCAAATAGTCGAAATCATATTCTTCTTTCAACTCGCCGATCTTACGCTTTTTGTCATCCAGTGAACCACCATCAAGCGTAATATTCTCAACCTGCTCTATCATGGTAAGCAGCATATCCACATCTCGTTTCAGCGGCTTTACGTTCGATGTAACGAAGTTGATCGGGTTATTGATCTCATGGGCAATACCGGCGGTAAGCTGACCGAGCGAGGCCATCTTTTCAGATTCTACCAGCTGCATTTCCGCTTCTTTCAGTTCCTGCAGCGTTTTATTGAGTTCCTGGTTAGATATTTTCAGCTCGTGCGTGCGCTCATTCACTTTGGTTTCCAGCATCACGTTCTGCTCTGCTATGATGCGTGCATTCTCTTCCAGCGCAGTCATGGCCTGCTCCTGCGATGCTTCTTTTTCCTGGCGGAGGATATTGATCTTGTCAGCCAGGGCAAATGACAGCAGGATAACTTCAAGTGCTGAACCTATCTGCAGCGCATAGTAGGTAAAGTTGTTATACGGAAGCACATTAAAGTTGCGCAGCACGAATACGATAACGCTGGCCAGGAAGATCACCCAGGCAATCATAAAGAACTTGGCAGGGCGATAACCTTTACGCGCAATGGTTGTACCTATCACCACCACAAACAGCGAAGCAACACCGGCATTGATCTGCACTATCTGTGCCGACTCGCGATACAGGCCAAGGAAGCCCATAACCAGTATCACTGCATACACGGCCATGAAAAAGTAAATACCCTTGTACAACTTGGGGGTATATGTCTTGACAGACATAAACACTTTCAGGAACTGCAGCGCAGTTACGCCCACCATCACCGGCACGATCACCATCATCAGGTTCGACAGGTAGGGAGAGTTTGGATAAAAGAAACGGGCGGCATATCCCTGGAGACAAGCCTGTGTTAACCCAACAAAAAATATGTAAGCTACATAGTAGAGGTATGTGCGGTCGCGAACGGTAAAGAATACGAACAGGTTGTAGAAGAACATTACCAGAATGATACCGGCATACAGACCAAATATCAGGTCACGATTGAGCAATGACTCGGATATTGTTTTATCGGTGCCAAGTGTAAGCGGTAATTGTAATTGCTCGTTTGCATAAACCTTCAGCAGGAACGTACGCGTTTCTCCCGGCGGTATGGATAGCTGAAAGATATAGTTCTGGTGTTTGTACACCCTGCGGTAATAGGGTTTGTACTCGCCGGTATTTAACACTGTATAGCGGCCATCGGGCAGCAGGCTATAAAAACTTACACTATCAACTGTTGGATAAGGCAATTCAAGCGCGAGCTTGTTATGCCATGTACCATTCTTTACCAACAGTTTTACCCAAACTGTAGATGAAGTCATCTCGAAGTTGGGCACATCCTGGGTACTTTGCTTAAAGGCATTGGAAGCCAACACCTGTTCCACTGTCATGCTATTGGTCTTATCCTCCAGCAGCAACACCTTGCTACCGACCTCTATATTCTTAGATTGGCTCGGAAAAGAAATGACCTCCTGCGCATTGGCCACATAGGAAAACAATAAAGACAGGAAAACAAAGGAGAAAAGTAGTCTACACTTCATGGCCAGTTGGTATTGCCAGTTCATATAAAATATCAAAAGGCCCTCTCCTGCCTTCTTCAGTTTTGATCTGGTTAGGGTTATCCCTTAATGATAATATTTCTGCTTTTTCATCGGCATGAGCCGTTTCGAGCAGGTTAACGTCCGGCAGCACCATTGCTGTGGCTACCAGGTCGTCTTTCGGGTAATAAAAGGTTCCGTTGTTGCCCATGAATGTGGCTATCTGGAAACCTGCTTTTTGCGCCATTTGTATCGTATACGCAGCACACAATGCAAACATAGATTTAATACCTATTTGCGGCGCTATGCTTACGGCTGTGCGGGTCAGGAATACGCTGCCTATACCCATGCCTGCAACCTCGCGCGAGTTCCAAAGGCCACACAATTCCGCAGTACCTTCTTTCGCATAATCCTTCACGATATCATGAACACTTTCATCAAGTTCGGTTACTGCTTTCTCAATAGGTAAAG comes from Polluticoccus soli and encodes:
- a CDS encoding 7TM diverse intracellular signaling domain-containing protein, giving the protein MKCRLLFSFVFLSLLFSYVANAQEVISFPSQSKNIEVGSKVLLLEDKTNSMTVEQVLASNAFKQSTQDVPNFEMTSSTVWVKLLVKNGTWHNKLALELPYPTVDSVSFYSLLPDGRYTVLNTGEYKPYYRRVYKHQNYIFQLSIPPGETRTFLLKVYANEQLQLPLTLGTDKTISESLLNRDLIFGLYAGIILVMFFYNLFVFFTVRDRTYLYYVAYIFFVGLTQACLQGYAARFFYPNSPYLSNLMMVIVPVMVGVTALQFLKVFMSVKTYTPKLYKGIYFFMAVYAVILVMGFLGLYRESAQIVQINAGVASLFVVVIGTTIARKGYRPAKFFMIAWVIFLASVIVFVLRNFNVLPYNNFTYYALQIGSALEVILLSFALADKINILRQEKEASQEQAMTALEENARIIAEQNVMLETKVNERTHELKISNQELNKTLQELKEAEMQLVESEKMASLGQLTAGIAHEINNPINFVTSNVKPLKRDVDMLLTMIEQVENITLDGGSLDDKKRKIGELKEEYDFDYLKVEIDHLLKGINEGSSRTAEIVKGLRIFSRLDEDDLKKASINEGLDSTIVIVNNLLEGRITIEKQYGNIPMVECYPGKLNQVFLNIITNGIHAIKSKFKEQSGGKVTLTTTNTENTVIITIADNGTGMDDNTKKRLFEPFFTTKDVGEGTGLGMSIAYNTIKKHNGTITLNSTLGEGTEFIIEIPISQ